One genomic window of Luteitalea pratensis includes the following:
- a CDS encoding penicillin-binding protein 1A: MPTYVVRVARQATVFLLFMLTIVLGAVSGVLFAFAGDLPQISALDDYAPSTITRIYANNGDVIGEFAKERRLVVTYDGISPLLRQAIVAAEDKDFEEHVGLSVPRIVITAFKDVVHKQRAGASTITQQLARMLFLQADYMKGGVYARTGVAGWERKVKEAIISVQLEKRFTKREILTLYCNTTYFGHGAYGVEAASRLYFGKAARDLALEEAALIAGIIQGNVRQSPYINPDAAARRRNYALQRMAEEGFITAQQAAEAKGKPIKTAGLPRQAYAQAQYFVEEVRQQLEQRFGAKQLYENGLSVQTSLDLPLQQAATRALQAGLRRLDQRRGFRKPSNLLTAGADLDAYRHPRWQAPMVVGDVIPAVVTGTTPGEIQARAGRLDVRILKAGYEWTGKANAGALVSRGDLVQVLIGELDGHTATGGLAQDPELQGGVVALDNPTGRILAMVGGFDFDRSKFNRAIQASRQLGSTFKLVVYTAAIDRGYTPASTLLDSPVSFPGGAGSPPYAPLNYDRQFEGPISLRRALEQSRNVPTVRLMNALGPKQVVQYAKKLGITSTIPPYLSSALGAGEATLLEITNAFSLFPNQGVRMTPYQIVRVTDREGNALEENRPAPSEAIRADTAFVMTTLLRGVVQHGTATRAAVLDWPLGGKTGTTDDFTDAWFVGFDPDITIGVWVGFDTKRPIGQGQSGAVAALPIWIDVMQHWVDRQRKAGKAPPDFPAPGNIIFATNEAGQQEAFIAGTEPGAEIR; the protein is encoded by the coding sequence ATGCCCACCTACGTCGTTCGGGTTGCGCGCCAGGCGACCGTCTTCCTGCTGTTCATGCTGACGATCGTGCTCGGCGCGGTGAGCGGCGTGCTGTTTGCGTTTGCGGGGGACCTGCCGCAGATCTCGGCGCTCGACGATTACGCGCCGAGCACCATCACCCGCATTTACGCCAACAACGGCGACGTCATCGGCGAGTTCGCCAAGGAGCGGCGGCTGGTCGTGACCTACGACGGCATCTCGCCCCTGCTCCGCCAGGCGATCGTCGCGGCCGAGGACAAGGACTTCGAGGAGCACGTCGGCCTCAGCGTGCCGCGCATCGTCATCACTGCCTTCAAGGACGTGGTGCACAAGCAGCGCGCCGGCGCCAGCACCATCACCCAACAGCTGGCGCGGATGCTCTTCCTGCAGGCCGACTACATGAAGGGCGGCGTCTACGCCCGCACGGGCGTCGCCGGGTGGGAACGCAAGGTCAAGGAAGCGATCATCTCCGTCCAGTTGGAGAAGCGCTTCACCAAGCGCGAGATCCTGACGCTGTACTGCAACACCACGTACTTCGGACACGGCGCCTACGGCGTCGAAGCGGCGTCGCGGCTGTACTTCGGCAAGGCCGCCCGCGACCTGGCGCTCGAGGAGGCGGCGCTCATCGCCGGCATCATTCAGGGCAACGTGCGCCAGAGCCCGTACATCAACCCGGACGCTGCGGCGCGTCGGCGCAACTACGCGTTGCAGCGGATGGCGGAAGAGGGCTTCATCACGGCGCAGCAGGCCGCCGAGGCCAAGGGCAAGCCGATCAAGACCGCCGGACTGCCGAGGCAGGCCTATGCACAGGCGCAGTATTTCGTCGAAGAGGTCCGGCAGCAGCTCGAACAGCGGTTCGGCGCCAAGCAACTCTACGAGAACGGGCTGTCGGTGCAGACCAGCCTCGACCTGCCGCTGCAGCAGGCAGCCACGCGTGCGCTGCAGGCGGGCCTGCGGCGGCTCGATCAGCGGCGCGGGTTCCGGAAGCCGTCCAACCTGTTGACGGCCGGCGCCGACCTCGATGCGTATCGCCATCCCCGCTGGCAGGCGCCGATGGTTGTGGGCGACGTGATCCCCGCGGTGGTCACAGGCACCACGCCCGGCGAGATCCAGGCGCGCGCGGGACGCCTGGACGTCCGGATCCTCAAGGCGGGCTACGAATGGACCGGCAAGGCCAACGCCGGCGCGCTCGTCTCACGCGGCGATCTCGTGCAGGTGCTGATCGGTGAACTCGACGGTCACACCGCCACCGGCGGGCTCGCCCAGGACCCCGAACTGCAGGGCGGCGTCGTCGCCCTCGACAACCCCACCGGCCGGATCCTGGCGATGGTGGGCGGCTTCGACTTCGACCGCAGCAAGTTCAATCGCGCCATCCAGGCCTCACGCCAGCTCGGGTCGACGTTCAAGCTGGTGGTGTACACCGCCGCGATCGATCGCGGCTACACGCCGGCGAGCACGCTGCTCGACTCGCCCGTGTCGTTCCCGGGCGGCGCCGGATCACCGCCGTACGCGCCCCTCAACTACGACCGCCAGTTCGAGGGGCCGATCTCGCTGCGTCGCGCGCTCGAGCAGTCGCGCAACGTGCCGACCGTGCGTCTGATGAACGCGCTCGGCCCGAAGCAGGTGGTCCAGTACGCGAAGAAGCTCGGGATCACGTCGACGATCCCGCCCTACCTGTCGAGTGCGCTCGGGGCCGGCGAGGCGACGTTGCTCGAGATCACCAACGCGTTCTCCCTGTTCCCGAACCAGGGTGTACGCATGACGCCGTATCAGATCGTCCGGGTCACCGATCGTGAGGGCAATGCCCTCGAGGAGAACCGGCCAGCACCGAGCGAAGCCATCCGCGCCGACACGGCCTTCGTCATGACCACGCTGCTGCGCGGCGTCGTGCAGCACGGCACTGCCACGCGTGCCGCCGTGCTCGACTGGCCGCTCGGCGGCAAGACCGGCACGACCGACGACTTCACCGACGCGTGGTTTGTCGGCTTCGACCCCGACATCACGATCGGGGTGTGGGTCGGGTTCGACACCAAGCGGCCGATCGGCCAGGGCCAGAGCGGCGCGGTCGCTGCCCTGCCCATCTGGATCGACGTCATGCAGCACTGGGTGGATCGACAGCGCAAGGCGGGCAAGGCCCCGCCCGACTTCCCTGCCCCCGGCAACATCATCTTCGCCACCAATGAGGCCGGCCAGCAGGAGGCCTTCATTGCGGGGACCGAGCCGGGAGCTGAGATCAGGTAG
- the prfB gene encoding peptide chain release factor 2 (programmed frameshift): protein MKEEAYKRFEDLQRRAVELGRYLDAARPEQELARLEAQASAPDFWNNQAAAQQVLQRRRRLDEDVTLLKSLRQRTDDLVVLREWLDAGEDVGGDLVRGLDDLQGQVEAGEIKKMLGGEHDAKNAIITVHPGAGGTESQDWAEMILRMYLRWAERRGFKRELLEAQPGDEAGIKSATLTISGEYAYGLLAAEAGVHRLVRISPFDQAARRHTSFASLYVWPELPDDVDISIDEKELRIDTYRSSGAGGQHVNVTDSAVRITHLPTGIVVSCQNERSQHKNKDVAMKVLRSRLFDMKLKEQQAELDRLGGEKKDIAFGSQIRSYVLHPYQMAKDHRTKYQEGDVMRVLDGDIDAFIKTYLMAKSSGTLGVASLDDE from the exons GTGAAGGAAGAGGCCTACAAGCGATTCGAGGACCTGCAGCGTCGCGCTGTCGAACTCGGGAGGTATCTT GACGCCGCTCGGCCCGAGCAGGAACTCGCGCGCCTCGAGGCGCAGGCCAGCGCGCCAGACTTCTGGAACAACCAGGCCGCGGCGCAGCAGGTGCTGCAGCGGCGGCGACGCCTCGACGAAGACGTCACGCTGCTGAAGTCGCTCCGCCAGCGCACCGACGATCTGGTCGTCCTGCGCGAATGGCTCGACGCCGGCGAGGACGTCGGCGGCGATCTCGTGCGCGGCCTCGATGACCTGCAGGGGCAGGTCGAGGCCGGCGAGATCAAGAAGATGCTCGGCGGCGAGCACGACGCCAAGAACGCGATCATCACGGTGCATCCGGGGGCCGGCGGCACGGAGTCGCAGGACTGGGCCGAGATGATCCTGCGCATGTACCTGCGCTGGGCCGAGCGCCGCGGCTTCAAGCGGGAACTGCTCGAGGCGCAGCCCGGCGACGAGGCCGGCATCAAGAGCGCGACCCTCACGATCTCGGGCGAGTACGCCTACGGCCTGCTCGCGGCCGAGGCCGGTGTCCACCGGCTGGTGCGCATCTCGCCGTTCGACCAGGCCGCGCGCCGGCACACGTCGTTCGCCTCCCTCTACGTCTGGCCGGAGTTGCCCGACGACGTCGACATCAGCATCGACGAGAAGGAGCTGCGCATCGACACGTACCGGTCGAGCGGCGCCGGCGGACAGCACGTCAACGTCACCGATTCGGCCGTCCGCATCACCCACCTGCCGACCGGCATCGTCGTGTCGTGCCAGAACGAGCGCTCGCAGCACAAGAACAAGGACGTGGCAATGAAGGTGCTGCGCTCACGCCTGTTCGACATGAAGCTCAAGGAGCAGCAGGCGGAGCTCGATCGACTCGGCGGTGAGAAGAAGGACATCGCCTTTGGCAGCCAGATCCGGAGCTACGTGCTGCATCCGTACCAGATGGCGAAGGACCACCGCACGAAGTATCAGGAAGGCGATGTCATGCGCGTGCTCGACGGCGACATCGACGCGTTCATCAAGACTTACCTGATGGCCAAGTCGTCAGGCACGCTCGGCGTCGCCTCGCTCGACGACGAGTAG
- the lnt gene encoding apolipoprotein N-acyltransferase: MLFALSMPRPALAPLGWVALAPLCVAVARCANRPAPRGPRPFLLGLVTGLAAFAGTVAWTSDVLAIFGGLNAALAWGLAGLLIAYLAVYPALFSMALTTAVVRAGVPALAIAPMLWVGTEWLRGTLFTGFPWVLLGYSQSDTEAPLQVASLAGIYGLSGLVACPSAAIALLMTPDPRRSRTRLWAATLLMALPIAVSAWGAWRVAREALLQGPAVRVALVQGNVPQGQKWDPAYRDEILARYLALTRDAARQGVDLVIWPESSTPFVFGRDGIQTEVMRAAMQQARVSVVFGSDEVVGPKEFYNAAFVMDGTGEIRGSYRKMQLVPFGEYIPVRWLLFFAQPLVEGFSDFSAGQQLTLLPVGVHRLSVAVCYEAVFPWLSRRAVRQGSQLLATITNDAWYGTSAAPYQHFQQARVRAVETGRYLVRAANTGISAVVDPYGRVQVQSPLFETGTWTGDVRWLDGSTWYVRTGDAGAWACMLVTGMLILLPLWERVGRRGSTVNH; encoded by the coding sequence GTGCTGTTCGCGCTGAGCATGCCCAGGCCGGCGCTGGCCCCTCTCGGGTGGGTGGCGCTCGCGCCCCTGTGCGTGGCCGTGGCGCGATGTGCCAACCGTCCGGCCCCTCGAGGGCCGCGGCCGTTCCTGCTCGGCCTGGTCACTGGTCTCGCTGCGTTTGCCGGAACAGTGGCGTGGACCTCCGATGTCCTGGCCATCTTCGGTGGCCTGAACGCGGCGCTGGCGTGGGGCCTCGCTGGCCTGCTGATCGCCTACCTGGCCGTCTATCCCGCGCTGTTCAGCATGGCCCTGACGACGGCAGTCGTGCGGGCTGGTGTACCGGCGCTCGCCATCGCGCCGATGCTCTGGGTGGGCACCGAGTGGCTGCGCGGCACGCTCTTCACGGGTTTTCCGTGGGTGCTGCTCGGATACAGCCAGTCCGACACCGAGGCGCCGCTGCAGGTCGCAAGCCTCGCGGGCATCTATGGCCTTTCCGGCCTCGTCGCCTGCCCCTCGGCCGCGATCGCCTTGTTGATGACACCCGACCCACGCCGTTCTCGCACCAGGCTGTGGGCGGCGACGCTCTTGATGGCGCTGCCGATCGCGGTCAGCGCGTGGGGCGCGTGGCGCGTGGCGCGCGAGGCGCTGCTGCAGGGCCCCGCCGTTCGCGTCGCGCTCGTCCAGGGCAACGTCCCGCAGGGACAGAAGTGGGACCCCGCGTACCGCGACGAGATCCTGGCGAGATACCTCGCGCTGACGCGCGACGCTGCCAGACAAGGCGTCGATCTCGTCATCTGGCCGGAGTCGTCGACGCCGTTCGTCTTCGGCCGCGACGGCATCCAGACCGAGGTCATGCGGGCCGCGATGCAGCAGGCCCGCGTCTCCGTCGTCTTCGGCAGCGACGAGGTCGTGGGACCGAAGGAGTTCTACAACGCCGCGTTCGTGATGGACGGCACCGGCGAGATTCGCGGCTCCTACCGCAAGATGCAGCTGGTCCCGTTCGGGGAGTACATCCCCGTGCGTTGGCTCCTGTTCTTTGCCCAGCCGCTGGTCGAGGGCTTTTCCGACTTCAGTGCCGGCCAGCAACTGACGCTGCTGCCGGTCGGGGTGCACAGGCTCTCGGTGGCGGTCTGCTACGAGGCGGTCTTTCCCTGGCTGTCGCGCAGGGCGGTGCGGCAGGGGAGTCAGTTGCTCGCCACGATCACCAACGACGCGTGGTATGGCACCTCCGCGGCGCCGTACCAGCATTTCCAGCAGGCACGGGTTCGTGCCGTCGAGACGGGGCGGTATCTCGTGCGCGCGGCCAACACCGGCATCAGTGCCGTCGTCGATCCCTACGGCCGCGTGCAGGTGCAGTCGCCGCTGTTCGAGACGGGCACATGGACCGGCGATGTGCGTTGGCTGGACGGATCCACGTGGTACGTCCGGACCGGCGACGCGGGCGCGTGGGCCTGTATGCTCGTCACGGGGATGTTGATCCTGCTGCCCCTCTGGGAGAGGGTCGGCCGGCGGGGCAGCACGGTCAACCATTGA
- a CDS encoding SPOR domain-containing protein, with the protein MAHELHDDGFHEIQLSGKQLVFLFMATTVVSIVIFLCGVLVGRGVQNARGLFTSSGGAETGDAKPGDDDAATAPATGEPTPVGGLSYPASLPARQGDPARVEPGAAAGMTSTPEVPAAVKAPESATPAPAGAPKATAKASPAEASKDAPKAATPAAVPPPSSTAPAPAEDGGFTVQVTALKNRPEADAIAQRLQGRGYKAYVVAPSAGGQVIYKVRVGVNMQRQEADKVMRRLQNEEKFKPWITR; encoded by the coding sequence ATGGCTCACGAACTCCACGACGACGGCTTTCACGAGATCCAGCTGAGCGGCAAGCAGCTGGTGTTCCTGTTCATGGCGACGACCGTGGTGTCGATCGTCATCTTCCTGTGCGGCGTGCTCGTCGGCCGTGGCGTGCAGAACGCTCGCGGCTTGTTCACGTCGTCTGGCGGCGCCGAAACCGGAGACGCGAAGCCCGGCGACGACGATGCGGCGACGGCGCCGGCGACGGGCGAGCCGACACCGGTTGGCGGCCTGAGCTATCCGGCCAGCCTGCCGGCGCGCCAGGGCGATCCCGCCAGGGTCGAGCCCGGCGCAGCGGCGGGGATGACCTCGACGCCCGAGGTCCCTGCCGCGGTCAAGGCGCCGGAATCGGCGACTCCGGCTCCCGCGGGGGCGCCGAAGGCGACAGCGAAAGCGTCGCCGGCCGAGGCATCGAAGGATGCACCCAAGGCGGCCACACCGGCAGCCGTCCCGCCGCCTTCCTCGACGGCACCAGCCCCCGCCGAAGACGGCGGGTTCACGGTCCAGGTCACTGCCCTCAAGAACAGGCCTGAGGCCGATGCGATTGCGCAGCGGCTCCAGGGCCGCGGGTACAAGGCGTACGTCGTCGCCCCGAGCGCCGGCGGCCAGGTGATCTACAAGGTGCGCGTCGGCGTGAACATGCAGCGGCAGGAAGCCGACAAGGTGATGCGCCGCCTGCAGAACGAAGAAAAGTTCAAGCCCTGGATTACGCGCTAG
- a CDS encoding tetratricopeptide repeat protein: MTWLGRIACVLLSAMSAMCLPVPATAQGAATLTPSVLVMPLRPLGDDPRALWLGEGVALLVADGLTSLGRPAVPRIDRVAAFDALELPADRELSRATLLRAAIVMGVRDLVTGTVSLAGETLTVSVRVVQVEAGRGNPEIREQGPLGDVVAIAGRIAATIAGAPPGTPVVGYDPPPSLEVFEAFVKGLVAETPATQLRFLEQAVKDAPGYARAHLAIWEVCTDEEQHARALAAAQAVPASSRFSRRARFAAGLSLTNLKRWEEAFTAYKSLLDESATAAVYNNLGVIQARRGSITAQTGKPAWYFSRASEAASDSPDYFFNLGYAYWLDKDTPAAIYWLREVVRRRPADGEAHYVLAAALLATNNTAEATRERDLARQLSSRFDEWDQRPSEDAVGGVPRGLERASETEATPVRADSGLVSTTQQDHQQLARFHFDRGLRLEEQLQDREAISEFRKSLYLAPYDAQTHLALGRVLVRSGRLRDAIESLKISLWSAESLDARLLLAEALLGTGETAEAQVHADRALQLAPESAVARALVERVRATPARTP; this comes from the coding sequence ATGACGTGGCTCGGACGCATCGCCTGCGTCCTGTTGTCCGCCATGAGCGCCATGTGCCTGCCGGTACCCGCCACAGCGCAGGGTGCCGCCACGCTGACGCCTTCGGTGCTGGTGATGCCACTTCGCCCGCTCGGCGACGATCCCCGCGCCCTCTGGCTCGGTGAAGGTGTGGCGTTGCTCGTGGCCGATGGCCTCACATCGCTGGGACGCCCGGCGGTGCCGCGCATCGACCGCGTCGCGGCCTTCGATGCGCTCGAATTGCCCGCCGATCGCGAGTTGTCGCGTGCCACGCTGCTGCGCGCCGCCATCGTGATGGGCGTACGCGACCTCGTCACCGGGACCGTGAGCCTGGCTGGTGAAACCCTGACCGTGTCGGTCCGTGTCGTCCAGGTCGAGGCGGGGCGCGGTAATCCCGAGATCCGCGAGCAGGGCCCGCTCGGCGACGTCGTCGCCATCGCAGGTCGGATCGCGGCCACCATCGCGGGGGCGCCGCCGGGGACGCCGGTCGTCGGCTATGACCCGCCACCCTCGCTCGAGGTGTTCGAGGCGTTCGTCAAGGGACTCGTCGCGGAGACACCCGCCACCCAGCTGCGCTTCCTCGAGCAGGCGGTCAAGGACGCACCAGGATATGCGCGTGCGCACCTCGCCATCTGGGAGGTGTGCACGGACGAGGAGCAGCATGCGCGCGCCCTCGCAGCGGCGCAGGCCGTTCCCGCGTCGTCGCGTTTCAGCCGCCGTGCGCGCTTTGCCGCCGGCCTGTCGCTGACCAACCTGAAACGATGGGAGGAAGCGTTCACCGCGTACAAGAGCCTGCTCGACGAGTCGGCCACCGCCGCGGTGTACAACAACCTCGGCGTGATCCAGGCGAGGCGAGGCAGCATCACCGCCCAGACCGGCAAGCCCGCGTGGTACTTCTCGCGTGCCTCGGAGGCGGCCTCCGACTCGCCCGATTACTTCTTCAACCTCGGTTACGCCTACTGGCTCGACAAGGACACGCCGGCCGCCATCTACTGGCTGCGCGAGGTCGTACGTCGACGTCCGGCCGATGGCGAGGCGCACTACGTGCTGGCCGCGGCCTTGCTGGCGACCAACAACACGGCCGAGGCGACGCGGGAGCGTGATCTCGCCCGCCAGTTGTCGTCCCGGTTCGACGAGTGGGACCAGCGGCCGAGCGAAGACGCCGTCGGCGGTGTCCCGCGAGGCCTCGAACGGGCAAGCGAGACCGAGGCCACGCCGGTGCGGGCCGACTCGGGGCTCGTGTCCACGACCCAACAGGACCACCAGCAACTGGCACGTTTCCACTTCGACCGCGGCCTGCGGCTCGAGGAACAGCTGCAGGACCGCGAGGCGATCTCCGAGTTCCGCAAGTCGCTCTACCTGGCGCCGTACGATGCCCAGACCCACCTCGCCCTTGGTCGCGTGCTGGTACGTTCCGGGCGGCTGCGCGACGCCATCGAGTCGCTGAAGATCTCGCTCTGGAGCGCCGAAAGCCTGGACGCGCGACTGCTCCTTGCCGAGGCCCTCCTCGGCACCGGCGAGACCGCGGAAGCGCAGGTGCATGCCGACCGCGCCCTGCAACTCGCGCCCGAGTCCGCGGTGGCCCGAGCACTGGTCGAACGGGTTCGCGCCACTCCGGCGCGGACACCCTAG
- the mobA gene encoding molybdenum cofactor guanylyltransferase: MSRRPDGPAVSWTGVVLAGGRSQRFGGVDKTRLPLGGRTLLQRAVDTLAPMTSTCLVIGGAPVTGATVVPDRYPGAGPLGGLLTALDAIDSSHALILAADLPFISGSLLRDVQRAGADAAAAVVQHPDGRLALCLSVRRDCAPAVHEMWSRGARRMRDLENLAPCRRVLADATTARGALWNVNDPLTYARALEMTEHDCPAC, encoded by the coding sequence GTGAGTAGGCGTCCGGACGGCCCGGCCGTGAGCTGGACGGGCGTCGTGCTGGCCGGCGGACGCAGCCAGCGGTTCGGGGGGGTCGACAAGACCCGACTGCCCCTGGGGGGACGCACGCTGCTGCAGCGCGCGGTCGACACGCTGGCGCCGATGACCTCCACATGCCTGGTCATCGGCGGCGCGCCGGTCACGGGCGCGACCGTGGTGCCGGACCGGTATCCGGGCGCGGGTCCGCTCGGTGGCTTGCTGACGGCACTGGATGCCATCGACTCGTCGCACGCGTTGATCCTCGCGGCCGACCTGCCCTTCATCTCCGGCTCCCTGCTGCGTGACGTGCAGCGCGCGGGCGCGGATGCCGCCGCGGCGGTGGTGCAGCATCCCGATGGTCGGCTGGCCCTGTGCCTGTCGGTGCGACGCGATTGCGCCCCCGCCGTGCACGAGATGTGGTCCCGCGGCGCGCGACGCATGCGCGACCTCGAGAACCTGGCGCCCTGCAGGAGGGTCCTCGCCGATGCGACGACCGCGCGTGGCGCCCTCTGGAACGTGAACGATCCGCTTACATATGCACGGGCGCTCGAAATGACGGAGCACGACTGCCCGGCATGCTAA
- a CDS encoding arginine--tRNA ligase, translating into MILPLQQAVRAALQDTLTTLYGHAVVPATLVIETPPTRALGDLALPCAFELARTLRRAPRAIAQDIVAALPPIAGVARIEAVGGGYINVFLDRAAFLRSHLGQGSAMATTERVKTIVEHTAINPNKAAHIGHLRNSILGDTVGRLLRFLGTPVEIQNYIDDTGVQVADVVVGFERLEGKGLEDVRALATGEKFDYYCWDLYARVTEWYAADTERLAIRKATLHAVEQGGNATADMGAIIAEAIVGCHLRTMARLHIDYDLLSWEGDILRLQFWATAFDILKRNGTVYLQPDGKLKGCWVMEIDEDVDATVEQADPVDAGEGDDEAEAEGGPNQREKVIVRSDGTVTYVGKDIANQFWKFGLLGKDFLYRPFATRIDGDTLWATTSTGGAAAHPAFGGAGTVINVIDTRQSYLQKLLKQALATMGHRAQAEQSIHFSYEMVALSHKTARELGYRGDGDGRPFVEVSGRKGLGVKADDLLDRLVDKAQLEVRKRNPDFSDAEALGTAEEIAVAAVRYFMVKFSRTKIIAFDIDEALSFEGESGPYLQYAAVRAGNILTKLRDREQVDEAAVAQTIATLPTDALASGEDADALWDLVLACGRLDETAEAAVRTLEPSVLAKYAFGLAQAFSGFYHRCPILSEERQDVRLWRAAAASYFKQQMTRALDLMGAVVPGRM; encoded by the coding sequence ATGATCCTGCCTCTGCAGCAGGCCGTGCGAGCGGCGCTACAGGACACGCTGACAACACTTTACGGGCACGCAGTGGTGCCCGCGACGCTCGTCATCGAGACCCCGCCGACGCGGGCCCTCGGCGATCTGGCACTCCCCTGCGCTTTCGAACTGGCGCGCACCCTCCGCAGGGCACCGCGCGCCATCGCGCAGGACATCGTCGCCGCGCTGCCGCCGATCGCCGGCGTGGCCCGCATCGAGGCGGTGGGCGGCGGCTACATCAACGTGTTCCTCGACCGCGCCGCCTTCCTGCGCAGCCACCTCGGCCAGGGCTCGGCAATGGCCACCACCGAGCGCGTCAAGACGATCGTCGAGCACACCGCGATCAACCCGAACAAGGCCGCGCACATCGGCCACCTGCGCAACTCGATCCTCGGCGATACCGTCGGGCGCCTGTTGCGTTTCCTCGGCACGCCGGTCGAGATCCAGAACTACATCGACGACACCGGCGTCCAGGTTGCCGACGTGGTCGTCGGCTTCGAGCGCCTCGAGGGCAAGGGCCTCGAGGACGTGCGCGCTCTCGCCACCGGCGAGAAGTTCGACTACTACTGCTGGGATCTCTACGCACGCGTCACCGAGTGGTACGCCGCGGACACGGAGCGGCTCGCCATTCGCAAGGCGACACTGCATGCCGTCGAGCAGGGCGGAAACGCCACAGCCGACATGGGCGCGATCATCGCCGAGGCCATCGTCGGCTGTCACCTGCGGACCATGGCGCGGCTCCACATCGACTACGACCTGCTCTCATGGGAAGGCGACATCCTGCGGCTGCAGTTCTGGGCGACGGCCTTCGACATCCTCAAGCGCAACGGCACGGTCTACCTGCAGCCGGATGGCAAGCTGAAAGGCTGCTGGGTGATGGAGATCGACGAGGACGTCGATGCCACGGTCGAACAGGCCGACCCGGTGGACGCTGGCGAAGGCGATGATGAGGCCGAAGCCGAGGGCGGCCCGAACCAGCGCGAGAAGGTGATCGTCCGCTCGGACGGCACCGTCACCTACGTGGGCAAGGACATCGCGAACCAGTTCTGGAAGTTCGGCCTGCTCGGCAAGGACTTCCTGTATCGCCCGTTCGCGACGCGCATCGACGGTGACACGCTCTGGGCGACGACGTCGACCGGCGGCGCGGCCGCGCACCCCGCCTTCGGCGGCGCCGGCACGGTGATCAACGTCATCGACACGCGCCAGTCCTACCTGCAGAAGTTGCTGAAGCAGGCGCTCGCGACGATGGGGCATCGCGCGCAGGCCGAGCAGTCGATCCACTTCTCGTACGAGATGGTGGCCCTGTCGCACAAGACGGCGCGTGAACTCGGCTACCGCGGCGACGGCGACGGCAGGCCGTTCGTCGAGGTCTCGGGCCGCAAGGGTCTCGGCGTGAAAGCCGACGACCTGCTGGACCGCCTCGTCGACAAGGCGCAACTGGAAGTGCGCAAGCGCAATCCCGATTTCAGCGACGCAGAAGCGCTTGGCACCGCCGAAGAGATCGCCGTCGCCGCCGTCCGGTACTTCATGGTCAAGTTCTCGCGGACCAAGATCATCGCCTTCGACATCGACGAGGCCCTGAGCTTCGAGGGCGAGAGCGGTCCGTACCTGCAGTACGCCGCCGTGCGTGCCGGCAACATCCTGACCAAGCTACGGGATCGGGAGCAGGTCGACGAGGCTGCGGTGGCGCAGACGATCGCCACGCTGCCGACCGATGCGCTCGCAAGCGGCGAGGACGCCGACGCACTGTGGGACCTGGTGCTCGCGTGCGGCCGTCTGGACGAGACCGCCGAGGCGGCGGTGCGCACCCTCGAGCCGTCGGTGCTCGCCAAGTACGCCTTCGGACTTGCCCAGGCATTCAGCGGCTTCTATCATCGCTGCCCGATCCTGTCCGAGGAGCGCCAGGACGTGCGCCTGTGGCGCGCTGCCGCCGCCAGTTACTTCAAGCAGCAGATGACACGCGCACTCGACCTGATGGGCGCGGTCGTGCCGGGGCGGATGTGA
- a CDS encoding gamma-glutamyl-gamma-aminobutyrate hydrolase family protein, producing MRRPRITYVRCSRDADYLKSLEAVGVSVHAVSAGGDIESALLGADGVVLAGGPDVDPALYGETMHPSCSLAEDTRDAFELAMARRCLRDGVPLLAICRGMQVLNVAAGGSLIQDLPSQVPVALPHALDDTFTTVAHGLEVIEGTHLARALSSGMSTQVNSRHHQAAKVLGRGLAAAAHAPDGIVEAIEATALPFCVGVQWHPENFWRTGEFLPLFRLFAAACQQRTMAHM from the coding sequence ATGCGGCGTCCACGCATCACCTATGTCCGCTGCAGCCGCGACGCGGACTATCTGAAGTCGCTCGAAGCCGTCGGCGTGTCGGTGCACGCCGTCAGTGCGGGCGGCGACATCGAGAGCGCCCTGCTCGGCGCCGACGGCGTCGTGCTCGCAGGTGGCCCGGATGTCGATCCGGCCCTTTACGGCGAGACCATGCACCCGTCGTGCAGCCTCGCCGAGGACACGCGCGACGCGTTCGAACTCGCGATGGCCCGGCGCTGCCTGCGTGACGGCGTGCCACTGCTCGCGATTTGCCGTGGCATGCAAGTGCTCAACGTCGCGGCCGGGGGCTCGCTGATCCAGGACCTGCCGTCGCAGGTGCCGGTGGCACTGCCGCACGCGCTCGACGACACGTTCACCACCGTGGCGCACGGCCTCGAAGTGATCGAAGGCACGCACCTGGCGCGCGCGCTGTCGTCAGGCATGTCCACGCAGGTCAACAGCCGTCATCACCAGGCCGCCAAGGTCCTGGGACGCGGACTCGCGGCGGCCGCCCACGCCCCGGACGGCATCGTCGAGGCGATCGAGGCCACCGCCTTGCCGTTCTGCGTCGGCGTGCAGTGGCATCCGGAGAACTTCTGGCGCACCGGGGAGTTCCTGCCGCTCTTCCGCCTGTTCGCCGCAGCGTGCCAGCAGCGAACGATGGCACACATGTAG